A window of the Cicer arietinum cultivar CDC Frontier isolate Library 1 chromosome 6, Cicar.CDCFrontier_v2.0, whole genome shotgun sequence genome harbors these coding sequences:
- the LOC101494501 gene encoding ankyrin repeat-containing protein At2g01680-like has product MESKTLRFMTHQSIFSMVGSGDLDGLKKLVEELKKEDNDNGSSSSSSSMLVSDLMCLQNEHGETTLYIAAERNLKQVFSFLLQLCDFEVLKIRSKSDMNAFHVAAKRGNLDIVREILSVWPEVCKLCDSSNTSPLYSAAVQDHLDVVSAILDIDVSSMFIVRKNGKTALHNAVRYGVLRIVKALISRDPGIVCIKDKKGQTALHMAVKGQCTSVVEEILQADPTILNERDKKGNTALHMATRKSRSQIVILLLSYASLDVNAINKQQETALDLADKLPYGTSALEIQEALAEYGAKYARHVGKVDEAMELKRTVSDIKHEVQSQLIQNEKTRRRVSGIAKELKKLHREAVQNTINSVTVVAVLFASIAFLAIFNLPGQYITKGSETGKSNIADHVGFQVFCLLNSTSLFISLAVVVVQITLVAWDTRAQKQIVSVVNKLMWAACACTCGAFLAIAFEVVGKKKWMAITITVVGTPILVGTLASMCYFVFRQHFGTFRSDSQRRIKRASGSKSFSWSYSANISDLDDEYNSDIEKIYAL; this is encoded by the exons atggAGTCGAAGACTCTGCGTTTCATGACCCATCAATCAATTTTTTCCATGGTTGGATCTGGAGACCTTGATGGGTTAAAGAAGTTGGTGGAAGAGCTGAAGAAGGAGGATAATGATAATGGgtcgtcatcatcatcatcatcgatGTTGGTTTCTGATTTGATGTGTCTTCAGAATGAGCATGGAGAAACAACACTTTACATAGCTGCAGAGCGTAATTTGAAACAAGTTTTTAGCTTTTTGCTTCAATTGTGTGATTTTGAGGTTCTAAAGATTCGGTCCAAGTCTGATATGAACGCCTTTCATGTTGCTGCTAAGCGTGGCAATTTGG ATATTGTGAGGGAGATTTTGAGTGTCTGGCCTGAGGTTTGTAAGTTATGCGACTCCTCAAACACCAGCCCCCTATATTCTGCTGCAGTTCAAGACCACCTGGATGTGGTGAGTGCTATTTTGGATATTGATGTCAGCTCCATGTTTATAGTCAGGAAAAACGGAAAAACAGCGCTACACAATGCTGTTAGGTACGGCGTCCTTCGAATTGTGAAAGCCCTTATTTCCCGGGATCCAGGAATTGTCTGCATCAAAGATAAAAAAGGTCAAACTGCATTGCATATGGCTGTCAAAGGACAGTGTACATCAGTGGTGGAGGAGATATTACAGGCTGATCCTACTATATTGAACGAACGAGATAAGAAGGGTAACACAGCTCTTCACATGGCTACGAGGAAAAGCCGTTCGCAG ATAGTGATCCTTTTGCTAAGCTATGCATCTTTGGATGTTAATGCCATCAATAAGCAGCAAGAAACAGCCTTGGATTTAGCAGATAAACTTCCATATGGAACTTCAGCTTTAGAAATCCAAGAAGCCCTCGCAGAATACGGTGCCAAATATGCAAGACATGTTGGTAAAGTGGATGAAGCTATGGAACTTAAAAGAACAGTAAGTGACATAAAGCATGAGGTTCAGTCACAACTCATACAAAACGAAAAAACTCGGCGACGAGTTTCTGGCATAGCTAAGGAATTGAAGAAACTTCATAGAGAAGCCGTTCAAAACACCATTAACTCTGTCACAGTGGTCGCAGTCCTTTTCGCCTCAATAGCATTCTTGGCTATATTCAATTTGCCCGGTCAATATATAACTAAAGGATCAGAGACAGGAAAATCTAACATAGCTGATCATGTAGGATTCCAAGTTTTTTGTCTCTTGAATTCTACCTCTCTTTTCATTTCTCTTGCAGTTGTTGTTGTTCAAATCACTTTGGTAGCTTGGGACACAAGAGCTCAAAAGCAGATTGTATCGGTCGTTAACAAGCTGATGTGGGCTGCTTGTGCTTGCACGTGTGGCGCTTTTCTTGCGATAGCTTTTGAGGTTGTTGGAAAGAAAAAATGGATGGCAATCACCATAACTGTTGTAGGGACACCAATTTTAGTTGGGACTCTAGCAAGCATGTGTTACTTTGTTTTTCGACAACATTTTGGGACTTTCCGCAGCGATTCTCAGAGACGAATCAAGAGAGCAAGTGGAAGTAAATCTTTCTCATGGTCTTACTCTGCAAATATATCGGATTTGGATGATGAATACAATTCAGACATTGAGAAGATCTATGCTTTGTAA
- the LOC101493968 gene encoding protein VAC14 homolog, whose product MADALSSIPAAVLRNLADKLYEKRKNAALEIENIVKQLAANGDHDKIAAVINLLTTEYTYSPQANHRKGGLIGLAAATVGLTSEAAQHLEQIVPPVLNSFSDQDSRVRYYACEALYNIAKVVRGDFIVFFNQIFDALCKLSADSDANVQSAAHLLDRLVKDIVTESDQFSIEEFIPLLRERMNVLNPYVRQFLVGWITVLDSVPDIDMLGFLPDFLDGLFNMLSDSSHEIRQQADSALSEFLQEIKNSPSVDYGRMAEILVQRAGSSDEFTRLTAITWINEFVKLGGDQLVPYYADILGAILPCISDKEEKIRVVARETNEELRAIKADPAEAFDVEAILSIARRQLSSEWEATRIEALHWISTLLNNYRTEVLQFLNDIFDTLLKALSDSSDEVVLLVLDVHACIAKDLQHFRQLVVFLVHNFRVDNTLLEKRGALIIRRLCVLLNAERVYRELSTILEGESDLDFALIMVQALNLILLTSSELSEIRVLLKQSLVNPAGKDLYVSLYASWCHSPMAIISLCFLAQTYQHASVVIQSLVEEDINVKFLVQLDKLIRLLETPVFAYLRLQLLEPGRYTWLFKALYGLLMLLPQQSAAFKILQTRLKAVPSYSFNGEQLKKISSGNPYQFLHHMSGGSQITEDGDVFMDSGNSHNGINFVARLQQFQQMQQQHREHFRTQARTRRNSTSLLKEEAQKQEEPRRPHLSELYVPPRSSKRAS is encoded by the exons ATGGCCGACGCTCTGTCGTCTATTCCGGCAGCCGTTCTTCGTAATCTTGCTGATAAGCTCTATGAGAAGCGCAAAAATGCTGCTCTTGAG ATTGAGAATATAGTGAAGCAATTAGCTGCTAATGGAGATCATGATAAAATTGCGGCTGTTATCAATTTGTTGACTACGGAATACACTTATTCACCACAGGCCAATCATCGAAAg GGAGGATTGATAGGATTAGCTGCTGCAACTGTTGGGTTGACTTCTGAAGCAGCTCAGCATCTTGAG CAAATTGTGCCCCCTGTGCTAAATTCTTTCTCTGACCAAGATAGCAGAGTTCGTTATTATGCTTGTGAAGCACTATATAACATAGCTAAG GTTGTGAGAGGTGACTTTATTGTATTCTTCAACCAGATCTTTGATGCCTTATGCAAGCTTTCTGCAGACTCAGATGCAAATGTACAAAGTGCTGCTCACCTCTTAGACCGGCTTGTGAAG GATATTGTGACTGAAAGTGATCAGTTCAG TATTGAAGAATTTATACCACTGTTGAGGGAGCGCATGAATGTATTGAATCCATATGTCCGacagtttttggtaggatggaTTACTGTATTGGACAGTGTTCCTGATATTGATATGCTGGGTTTTCTTCCTGATTTTCTTGATG GATTGTTTAATATGTTAAGTGATTCGAGTCATGAAATACGTCAACAAGCTGATTCAGCTCTTTCAGAGTTTCTTCAAGAAATTAAGAACTCTCCA TCTGTAGATTATGGTCGAATGGCTGAAATACTAGTACAGAGGGCAGGTTCTTCAGATGAATTTACGAGGCTAACAGCTATCACATGG ATAAACGAGTTTGTCAAACTTGGTGGAGACCAGCTTGTTCCATATTATGCAGACATTCTTGGAGCCATTTTGCCTTGTATATCAGATAAAGAAGAGAAAATTAGAGTT GTTGCTCGTGAAACCAATGAAGAGCTACGAGCCATCAAGGCTGATCCAGCTGAAGCATTTGATGTAGAGGCAATCCTCTCCATTGCCAGGAG GCAATTATCTAGTGAATGGGAGGCTACTCGAATTGAAGCTTTGCACTGGATATCTACCCTTTTAAATAACTATCGTACTGAG GTTTTGCAATTTCTGAATGACATATTCGACACCCTGCTCAAGGCACTTTCAGATTCATCTGATGAG GTTGTTCTTCTAGTTCTTGATGTTCATGCATGCATTGCAAAAGATCTTCAGCACTTTCGTCAGCTTGTTGTTTTCCTGGTGCACAATTTCCGGGTAGACAATACCCTTTTGGAGAA GCGTGGTGCTTTAATAATCCGCCGGCTTTGTGTGCTTTTGAATGCTGAGAGAGTCTACCGTGAACTTTCTACAATACTAGAAGGGGAATCTGATTTGGATTTTGCATTAATTATGGTTCAG GCTTTGAATTTGATCTTACTCACATCATCAGAACTATCTGAGATTAGAGTTCTTTTGAAGCAATCACTTGTAAATCCTGCCGGGAAGGATTTATATGTTTCTTTGTATGCCTCGTGGTGTCATTCTCCAATGGCGATTATAAGTCTTTGCTTCTTAGCTCAG ACTTACCAACATGCGAGTGTTGTGATTCAATCTCTGGTAGAGGAGGATATTAATGTCAAGTTCCTTGTACAGCTGGATAAATTGATTCGTTTGCTGGAAACTCCTGTCTTTGCTTATCTTAGATTGCAG CTTCTGGAACCTGGAAGATATACATGGTTATTTAAAGCACTGTATGGTCTTCTGATGTTGCTTCCTCAG CAAAGTGCTGCCTTCAAGATACTACAAACTCGTTTAAAAGCCGTGCCATCATATTCTTTCAATGGTGagcaattgaaaaaaatatccTCTGGGAACCCCTATCAATTTCTCCATCACATGTCTGGTGGATCTCAAATCACAGAGGATGGCGATGTATTCATGGACAGTGGAAACTCACACAATGGAATAAACTTTGTTGCAAGGCTACAACAGTTTCAGCAAATGCAGCAGCAGCATCGTGAACATTTTCGAACACAGGCACGGACACGCAGAAATTCCACCTCACTATTAAAG GAGGAGGCACAAAAACAAGAAGAACCAAGAAGACCTCATTTGAGTGAGCTTTATGTACCTCCAAGATCATCCAAGAGAGCTAGCTAG
- the LOC101493655 gene encoding nuclear pore complex protein NUP155 has translation MSWEDEIVIRDVTNAGLVVSDRIGREVSSQHDLEEALEASRYASHPYSTHPREWPPLVEVANTWELPPVLIERYNAAGGEGTAFCGIFPEIRRAWASVDNSLFLWRFDKWDGQCPEYSGEEQAICAVGLAKSKPGVFVEAIQYLLILATPVELIIVGVCCSGGADGSDPFAEVSLQPLPDYTIPSDGVTMTSVACTDKGRIFLAGRDGHIYELLYSTGSGWQKRCRKICVTAGLGSVISRWVIPNVFNFGAVDPVVEMVFDNERQILYARTEEMKLQVYVLGPIGDGPLKKVAEERNLINQKDAHHGGRQSNGSRVSSRSPKASIVCISPLSTLESKWLHLVAVLSDGRRMYLSTSPSSGSLTGFNTTHPKPSCLKVVTTRPAPPWGVSGGLTFGTMALAGRPQNDDLSLKVEAAYYSSGTLILSDASPPTMPSLLLLNRDSTTQSSASGNLGTGTRSSRALRESVSSLPVEGRMLAVADVLPLPDTSATVQSLYSEIEFGGYESSMESCERASGKLWARGDLSTQHILPRRRIVIFSTMGMMEIVFNRPLDILRRLLESNSPRSVLEDFFNRFGAGEAAAMCLMLAARIVHSENLISNVIAEKAAEAFEDPRLVGMPQLEGSNALSNTRTAAGGFSMGQVVQEAEPVFSGAHEGLCLCSSRLLFPLWELPVMVVKGSLGASGTSYENGVVVCRLSIGAMQVLELKLRSLEKFLRSRRNQRRGLYGCVAGLGDLSGSILYGTGSALGADDRSMVRNLFGAYSRNMESNGGGATNKRQRLPYSPAELAAMEVRAMECIRQLLLRSGEALFLLQLLSQHHVTRLIQGFDANLQQALVQLTFHQLVCSEEGDRLATRLISALMEYYTGPDGRGTVEDISKRLREGCPSYYKESDYKFFLAVEALERAAVTIDDEEKENLAREALNSLSKVPESADLRTVCKRFEDLRFYEAVVCLPLQKAQAIDPAGDAYNDEIDATVREQALARREQCYEIIISALRSLKGDTLRKEFGSPIRSASQSALDPASRKKYISQIVQLGVQSPDRIFHEYLYQAMIDLGLENELLEYGGPDLLPFLQSAGRKTIHEVRAVTATTSPMGQSGAPMSSNQVKYYELLARYYVLKRQHMLAAHALLRLAGRPSIDGVPTLEQRCQYLSNAVLQAKNASNSDGLVASTRGSSDSGLLDMLEGKLAVLRFQIKIKEELEAMASSSEVLHSTPGSVENGLGPETSSAVDADFANATREKAKELSSDLKSITQLYNEYAVPFKLWETCLEMLYFANYSGDSDSSIVRETWARLIDQAISRGGIAEACSVLKRVGPRLYPGDGTVLQLDIICLHLEKAGLERLNSGVESVGDEDVARALVSACKGAAEPVLNAYDQLLSNGAILPSPNLRLRMLRSVLVVLREWAMSVYSQRMGTGATGSSLILGGGGFSLERTVASQGIRDKITSVANRYMTEVRRLALPQSQTEVVYRGFKELEESLISPHSFGRF, from the exons ATGTCGTGGGAAGACGAGATTGTGATTCGTGATGTTACGAATGCTGGTCTTGTTGTCAGTGATCGCATTGGCCGCGAAGTTTCGTCTCAGCACGACCTCGAAGAAGCTTTAGAGGCCTCTAGATATGCCAGTCATCCTTATTCTACTCACCCCAGAGAG TGGCCCCCTTTGGTTGAGGTAGCAAATACATGGGAGTTGCCTCCTGTTCTCATTGAAAGATACAATGCAGCTGGTGGGGAGGGGACCGCTTTTTGTGGCATATTTCCTGAAATACGCAGAGCATGGGCTTCCGTGGACAATTCCTTGTTTCTTTGGCGTTTTGATAAGTG GGATGGCCAGTGTCCTGAATATAGTGGGGAGGAACAAGCTATTTGTGCTGTTGGTCTTGCAAAATCAAAACCTGGTGTTTTTGTTGAAGCTATCCAATATCTTTTAATCTTAGCAACCCCTGTTGAG TTAATTATAGTTGGAGTTTGCTGCTCTGGAGGAGCAGATGGCTCAGATCCATTTGCAGAAGTTTCATTACAGCCATTGCCAGATTATACAATACCATCTGATGGTGTTACAATGACATCTGTAGCATGTACTGATAAGGGCCGCATTTTTCTTGCTGGTCGCGATGGCCACATATATGAGCTTCTATATTCAACTGGCTCAGGATGGCAAAAGCGCTGCAGAAAAATATGTGTCACGGCTGGTCTAGGAAGTGTAATTTCAAG ATGGGTCATACCAAATGTGTTCAATTTTGGAGCTGTTGACCCTGTTGTTGAAATGGTTTTTGACAATGAGAGACAGATATTGTATGCACGTACTGAAGAGATGAAGCTTCAGGTTTATGTTCTTGGACCAATTGGTGATGGGCCATTAAAGAAAGTTGCTGAAGAAAGGAATCTTATCAATCAGAAGGATGCACATCACGGAGGTAGACAATCAAATGGATCAAGAGTATCAAGTCGATCACCAAAGGCCTCTATTGTTTGCATCTCACCTTTATCTACACTTGAGTCCAAATGGCTACATCTTGTTGCTGTTTTATCAGATGGCAGAAGGATGTATCTATCTACCTCTCCTTCTAGCGGAAGCCTGACTGGATTCAACACCACCCATCCTAAGCCTAGCTGTTTAAAGGTTGTCACAACAAGGCCTGCTCCTCCGTGGGGTGTTAGTGGTGGTCTCACCTTTGGAACCATGGCTCTTGCCGGTAGACCTCAGAATGACGATCTCTCACTGAAAGTCGAGGCAGCCTATTATTCTTCTGGAACTCTAATCCTTTCTGATGCATCACCTCCCACTATGCCTTCACTCCTGCTTTTAAACAGGGATTCTACCACCCAGTCATCAGCATCGGGTAATCTAGGGACAGGTACAAGGAGTTCTCGGGCATTACGGGAATCTGTATCTTCTTTACCAGTCGAAGGACGAATGCTTGCTGTGGCAGATGTTCTACCTCTTCCGGATACTTCAGCTACTGTGCAGTCTCTATATTCAGAAATTGAGTTTGGTGGTTATGAGAGCTCAATGGAATCGTGTGAAAGGGCGTCTGGTAAACTGTGGGCAAGGGGAGACCTCTCAACCCAACATATATTGCCAAGGAGGAGGATTGTCATCTTCAGCACTATGGGCATGATGGAAATTGTTTTTAACAGGCCACTAGACATTTTAAGGCGGCTGTTAGAGTCCAATTCTCCAAGATCAGTTTTAGAAGATTTCTTCAATCGTTTTGGAGCCGGCGAGGCAGCTGCAATGTGTTTAATGCTAGCTGCAAGGATAGTGCATTCTGAAAACCTTATCAGCAATGTTATTGCTGAGAAGGCAGCTGAAGCTTTTGAGGACCCACGACTTGTTGGCATGCCACAACTTGAAGGTAGTAATGCATTATCAAACACAAGAACTGCTGCCGGTGGATTTAGCATGGGCCAGGTTGTTCAGGAGGCTGAGCCTGTATTTTCAGGTGCACATGAAGGGCTCTGTTTGTGTTCATCTAGATTACTTTTTCCTCTATGGGAACTTCCTGTAATGGTTGTAAAAGGAAGTTTAGGTGCTTCAGGCACTTCATATGAAAATGGGGTAGTTGTATGCAGACTATCCATTGGGGCTATGCAAGTTCTTGAACTCAAACTTCGATCTTTAGAGAAATTCTTAAGATCTAGAAGGAACCAGAGGAGGGGACTTTATGGCTGCGTAGCAGGTTTAGGAGATCTGAGTGGTTCGATTCTATATGGTACTGGTTCTGCATTGGGTGCTGATGATCGAAGTATGGTAAGAAACTTGTTTGGTGCATATTCCAGAAATATGGAGTCCAATGGTGGTGGAGCCACAAATAAAAGGCAAAGGTTGCCATATAGTCCTGCAGAATTAGCTGCCATGGAG GTGAGGGCGATGGAGTGCATTAGGCAGTTGCTCCTTAGATCCGGTGAAGCTCTCTTTTTGCTTCAACTTCTTTCACAGCATCATGTCACTCGTCTGATCCAGGGATTTGATGCTAACCTTCAACAAGCCTTAGTTCAGTTAACATTTCATCAACTAGTGTGTTCTGAGGAGGGTGACCGTCTCGCTACAAGACTTATATCTGCTCTAATGGAG TATTATACTGGTCCAGATGGCAGAGGAACTGTAGAGGACATTAGCAAGAGATTAAGAGAGGGTTGTCCAAGCTACTATAAGGAGTCTGACTACAAATTCTTCTTAGCTGTGGAAGCCCTGGAGAGAGCTGCGGTGACTATAGATGATGAGGAAAAGGAGAATCTTGCGCGGGAGGCACTGAATTCCTTAAGCAAAGTTCCAGAGTCTGCGGACTTACGTACCGTTTGCAAACGTTTTGAGGATTTAAg GTTTTATGAAGCTGTAGTGTGCTTACCTCTTCAGAAGGCACAGGCTATTGATCCTGCAGGTGATGCTTATAATGATGAAATTGATGCAACTGTCAGAGAACAAGCACTTGCTCGGCGTGAGCAGTGTTATGAGATAATTATCAGTGCTTTGCGGTCTCTTAAAGGTGACACCTTGCGGAAGGAATTTGGCTCTCCCATTAGATCTGCTTCACAATCTGCACTCGATCCAGCCTCTCGGAAAAAGTATATCAGCCAAATCGTTCAGCTGGGTGTCCAATCACCTGACAGAATTTTCCATGAGTATCTCTACCAGGCTATGATTGATTTAGGCCTTGAGAATGAATTGTTAGAGTATGGAGGCCCTGACCTGTTGCCATTTTTACAAAGTGCTGGTCGTAAAACCATACACGAG GTCCGTGCTGTGACTGCAACAACTTCTCCAATGGGGCAATCGGGAGCGCCCATGTCATCTAATCAAGTCAAGTACTATGAACTTTTGGCACGGTATTATGTCTTGAAACGACAACACATGCTTGCTGCTCATGCATTGCTAAGACTAGCTGGAAGGCCTTCTATTGATGGAGTTCCTACTCTTGAGCAGAG GTGTCAATACCTAAGCAATGCAGTTTTACAGGCAAAAAATGCATCTAATAGTGATGGGTTAGTTGCTTCTACTCGGGGTTCCAGTGACAGTGGTTTACTAGATATGCTTGAAGGAAAGCTTGCTGTTCTTCGGTTTCAGATAAAAATCAAAGAGGAATTAGAGGCTATGGCTTCCAGTTCTGAGGTTTTACATAGCACACCCGGCTCTGTTGAAAACGGTTTAGGCCCTGAGACCAGTTCAGCTGTTGATGCCGATTTTGCAAATGCAACAAGAGAGAAAGCCAAAGAGCTATCATCAGATTTGAAGAGCATAACACAGTTATATAATGAATATGCTGTTCCCTTTAAGCTTTGGGAG ACATGCCTGGAGATGCTATACTTTGCCAATTATTCTGGTGATAGTGACAGCAGCATTGTCAGAGAGACATGGGCTAGACTTATAGATCAAGCAATTTCAAGAGGTGGCATTGCTGAAGCTTGCTCGGTATTAAAGAGAGTTGGGCCCCGCCTTTATCCGGGTGATGGAACTGTTTTACAGCTTGACATTATTTGTCTTCACCTGGAGAAGGCTGGACTG GAGAGATTAAATTCAGGAGTTGAATCAGTTGGAGATGAAGATGTTGCTAGAGCTCTTGTTTCTGCTTGTAAGGGTGCAGCAGAACCTGTATTGAACGCATATGACCAATTGTTATCAAATGGGGCGATTTTGCCATCCCCAAATCTTAGATTACGGATGCTGAGATCAGTTCTAGTGGTACTTCGTGAGTGGGCTATGTCTGTATATTCACAGAGAATGGGTACAGGTGCCACTGGGTCTTCCCTAATACTCGGTGGAGGAGGATTCTCATTGGAGCGTACAGTTGCTAGCCAAGGAATTCGGGACAAGATCACAAGTGTGGCAAACAG GTATATGACTGAAGTACGGAGGTTAGCCCTTCCACAGAGCCAAACAGAAGTGGTTTACAGAGGCTTTAAAGAACTTGAAGAGTCGCTTATAAGTCCTCATTCATTTGGTCGATTTTGA